Below is a window of Candidatus Viadribacter manganicus DNA.
GCGCCGGGGAGCGGGGCATGAACCTCTTTGCATGGGCGCTGGCGGGCTTTGTGCTCATCCATATCGGGATATCGGCGACGGGGCTGCGGGCCCGGATCGTCGGCGCGGTCGGCGAATGGCCGTACCGGGGGCTGTTTTCTGTGGCCTCGGGCGTTTTGCTGACGGCGCTCATTATTGGCCTGGGGCAGGTACGTTCCGATCCGTTCGATCCGCTGAATGCGGCGCTCTGGGCGCCGCCGGAATGGCTGCGCTGGCCGGCCTATGTGTTTGTTCTCTTTGGGTTGAGCTTGGCGTTTGCCGGGCTTTTCACGCCTGGGCCGACGTTTGCGGGCTTTGAGAAGATGGGCCTGGAACGGGCCGAGCCCGCGCACGGGGTGCTGCGGATCACGCGCCATCCTTTCCTCTGGGGCGTGGCGCTTTGGGGCGTGGGGCATCTACTGGTCAATGGCGAACGCTTTGCCGTGATGCTGTTCGGCGCAATGGCGCTGATGGCGGTTTATGGCGCGCGCTCGATCGACCGCAAGGGCGCAGCGCGTGATCCCGAAGGCTGGGAAAAGTTCGCGAATGTGACCTCGAACGCGCCGTTCGTGGCGATCGTGCAGGGGCGCAACAAGCTGAATGTCGCGGAGATTGGCTGGCGCGGGCTGCTTGGGGTTGCGATTGCTGTCACGATCGCCTTGTTGCACCAGCAGGCCTTCGGCGTCGCGGCATTCTCAACCTGACCTTAAGCCGCGCGCGCGAGGATGGGGTCCATGCTGATCCTCGAC
It encodes the following:
- a CDS encoding NnrU family protein — encoded protein: MNLFAWALAGFVLIHIGISATGLRARIVGAVGEWPYRGLFSVASGVLLTALIIGLGQVRSDPFDPLNAALWAPPEWLRWPAYVFVLFGLSLAFAGLFTPGPTFAGFEKMGLERAEPAHGVLRITRHPFLWGVALWGVGHLLVNGERFAVMLFGAMALMAVYGARSIDRKGAARDPEGWEKFANVTSNAPFVAIVQGRNKLNVAEIGWRGLLGVAIAVTIALLHQQAFGVAAFST